In a genomic window of Passer domesticus isolate bPasDom1 chromosome 3, bPasDom1.hap1, whole genome shotgun sequence:
- the LOC135297787 gene encoding tubulin tyrosine ligase 3-like isoform X2, which produces MAGSSDLVRQRQTGQHTLPLPAHPVGLGTTGSGGAVLTGQVAAANIGHHDGHQHAAESERLRKARLHVEKAIKVRARFHTAPGWHMLALVHLCSGGQAELAAVPQEKKIFTVHGPYPVIRRLLRARGWVERKLPLNSKQLKQQPGDQRKQQLEKRASGGGDEQGEAGLNPCGGAQPSSGTAEPQQHPCGTAHDRENKGEREDEDKEEDQEQCSEDSEDIHDLMSFLVQDQVPNFLWTIRLSSVDQELLPRIEVVNRYPRLAALCTKEGLCQNLQNLSWFEQIDFNTFFPRCYRLGFMDEEQAFTEDFRLTAARSLLKLALQKVGDRPVGTEQLPKPDEVPGPRSPLYPQLVEEALKVCEQHLGVLGHQDIDRNTPSPCRTCIDWDRFLLEYYRVAHEGTGLVLGREQRERCQDLLQRLEEKLPQLGIEGNLNIWIVKPSAKSRGRGIVCATRLEEVLELAQSCTGPPVQMCEWVVQKYVERPLTIFNTKFDIRQWFLVTDWKPLTVWFYRDCYLRFCSRPFSLCHLEPARHLCNVSIQKRYKTSQPDPRVPPDKIWCNKQFQAHLARLGRASAWQRVTVPGMKAAILNALRCTRDQVGSRKGSFELFGADFLMGEDFQPWLLEVNSCPTMSPSSAVTRRLCANVQRDTLRLVIDRKDNPSCSIGAFELLYREAAVSSCLTAGLKLMVTGCSLKKAQPAKHRSKDKLRSTVPRTLQLPAPSGVRGTKVPWSRAAQEKLPPLRLPKSNPAALPQPPACSAGSQELPWLLHLVGQPEEAQPLISSCRMDRMPGPPSQGDPRSPRWPPGYSAEDQELPWLLHLVVGQPKEAQPQTALLPITGCPLDRGPVPLPRGATRSPWLPPGGSARSQELPWLLHPAGQAEDAQPQLAHTQGAQPPINSRPLDRLPPPQEAPRRPWRPPGPGSRGLAQLSRPGGQPQAARSRTVLPPIKARPPVRGPVPQPRGEPSRPWRPPGCARAPAGVPARPARLPAL; this is translated from the exons ATGGCAGGATCCTCAGACTTGgtgaggcagaggcagacaggtCAGCATactctccccctccctgcccaccccgTGGGCCTGGGGACAACGGGCTCAGGTGGGGCTGTCctcacagggcaggtggcagctgCCAACATCGGCCACCACGATGGCCACCAGCACGCGGCCGAGTCTGAGCGGCTCCGGAAGGCCAGGCTGCATGTGGAGAAGGCCATTAAGGTGAGGGCTCGATTTCACACTGCCCCGGGGTGGCACATGCTTGCGCTGGTGCACCTGTGCTCAGGTGGGCAGGCTGAGCTCGCTGCTGTCCCGCAGGAGAAGAAGATCTTCACAGTGCACGGCCCTTACCCCGTCATCCGCCGGCTGCTGCGCGCCCGCGGCTGGGTGGAGAGGAAGCTGCCCCTCAACAGCAagcagctgaagcagcagcCTGGCGACCAAAGGAAACAACAGCTGGAGAAGAGGGCAAGTGGTGGCGGTGATgagcagggggaggcagggctgAACCCGTGTGGTGGGGCACAGCCTTCCTCGGGCACCGCAGAGCCTCAGCAACACCCATGTGGCACGGCACATGATAGGGAGAACAAGGGGGAGAGGGAAGATGAAGACAAGGAGGAAGACCAGGAGCAGTGCAGTGAGGACTCTGAAGACATCCATGACCTCATG TCCTTCCTGGTGCAGGACCAGGTGCCAAACTTCCTCTGGACCATTCGCCTGAGCAGCGttgaccaggagctgctgccgaGGATTGAGGTGGTGAACCGCTATCCCCGGCTGGCCGCACTTTGCACCAAG GAGGGGCTGTGCCAAAACCTGCAAAACTTGTCCTGGTTTGAGCAAATAGACTTCAACACCTTTTTCCCCCGGTGCTACCGGCTGGGGTTCATGGACGAGGAGCAAGCCTTCACTG AGGATTTCCGCCTGACAGCAGCTCGCAGCCTTCTCAAACTGGCCCTGCAGAAGGTCGGGGACAGGCccgtggggacagagcagctcccaaaACCCGACGAGGTGCCAG GGCCGCGCTCCCCCCTGTATCCCCAGCTGGTGGAGGAGGCCCTGAAGGTCTGTGAGCAGCACCTGGGAGTCCTGGGGCACCAGGACATCGACAGGAACACCCCATCGCCCTGCCGCACATGCATCGACTGGGACCGCTTCCTGCTGGAATACTACCGTGTGGCACA TGAGGGGACCGggctggtgctgggcagggagcagcgggAGCGGTGCCAGGACCTGCTGCAGCGCCTGGAGGAGAAGCTGCCGCAGCTCGGCATAGAGGGCAACCTCAACATCTGGATCGTCAAGCCCAGCGCCAAATCCCGCGGCAGGG GCATCGTGTGCGCCACGCGGCTGgaggaggtgctggagctggcGCAGAGCTGCACGGGCCCCCCGGTGCAGATGTGCGAGTGGGTGGTGCAGAAGTACGTGGAGCGGCCGCTGACCATCTTCAACACCAAATTCGACATCCGGCAGTGGTTCCTGGTGACTGACTGGAAGCCACTGACTGTCTGGTTCTACCGAGACTGCTACCTGCGCTTCTGCTCCCGGCCCTTCTCTCTGTGTCACCTGGAGCC cgcCAGGCACCTCTGCAACGTCTCCATCCAGAAGCGGTACAAAACATCACAGCCGGACCCCCGCGTGCCCCCCGACAAGATCTGGTGCAACAAGCAGTTCCAGGCCCACCTGGCACGCCTGGGGCGGGCGAGTGCTTGGCAGCGGGTGACGGTGCCCGGCATGAAGGCGGCGATCCTGAATGCCCTGCGCTGCACCCGGGACCAGGTGGGCTCCCGCAAGGGCAGCTTTGAGCTCTTCGGGGCCGACTTTCTCATGGGGGAGgacttccagccctggctgctggaggTCAACTCCTGCCCCACCATGAGCCCCTCCTCGGCGGTGACACGCCGGCTGTGCGCCAACGTGCAGCGGGACACGCTGCGCCTGGTGATCGACCGCAAGGACAACCCCTCCTGCTCCATTGGTGCCTTTGAGCTCCTCTACAGGGAG GCAGCCGTGTCCTCGTGTCTGACTGCGGGGCTGAAGCTGATGGTCACAGGCTGTTCCCTGAAGAAGGCCCAGCCAGCAAAGCATCGATCCAAGGACAAGCTCCGCAGCACTGTACCCAGAACTCTCCAGCTGCCTGCACCCTCAGGGGTCAGAGGCACCAAGGTCCCCTGGTCCAGAGCGGCACAGGAAAAGCTGCCTCCCCTGCGGCTGCCCAAGTCTaaccctgcagcactgccacagcccccggcctgctctgctgggagccaggagctgccatGGCTCCTTCACCTGGTTGGGCAGCCCGAGGAAGCTCAGCCCCTGATCAGTAGTTGTCGCATGGATAGAATGCCAGGACCACCAAGCCAGGGAGACCCCAGGAGCCCCCGGTGGCCCCCAGGCTACTCTGCTGAAGACCAGGAGCTGCCATGGCTCCTTCACCTGGTGGTCGGGCAGCCCAAGGAAGCTCAACCCCAGACAGCTTTGCTGCCGATCACCGGCTGCCCTCTGGATAGGGGACCCGTGCCACTGCCCCGGGGAGCGACCAGGAGTCCCTGGCTGCCTCCGGGCGGTTCTGCcaggagccaggagctgccatGGCTCCTCCACCCGGCTGGGCAAGCCGAGGACGCTCAGCCTCAGTTGGCTCACACCCAGGGAGCGCAGCCCCCGATCAATAGCCGTCCCCTGGATAGGTTGCCCCCGCCCCAGGAAGCGCCCAGGAGGCCCTGGCGACCCCCAGGGCCCGGGAGCCGTGGATTGGCACAGCTCAGTCGGCCGGgagggcagccccaggctgctcggTCCCGCACAGTTCTGCCCCCGATCAAGGCCCGTCCCCCGGTGCGGGGGCCCGTGCCACAACCCCGGGGAGAGCCCAGCAGACCCTGGCGACCCCCGGGCTGTGCACGGGCCCCTGCAGGAGTTCCTGCCAGGCCAGCGCGCCTACCGGCGCTGTGA
- the LOC135297787 gene encoding tubulin tyrosine ligase 3-like isoform X1 codes for MAGSSDLVRQRQTGQHTLPLPAHPVGLGTTGSGGAVLTGQVAAANIGHHDGHQHAAESERLRKARLHVEKAIKVRARFHTAPGWHMLALVHLCSGGQAELAAVPQEKKIFTVHGPYPVIRRLLRARGWVERKLPLNSKQLKQQPGDQRKQQLEKRASGGGDEQGEAGLNPCGGAQPSSGTAEPQQHPCGTAHDRENKGEREDEDKEEDQEQCSEDSEDIHDLMSFLVQDQVPNFLWTIRLSSVDQELLPRIEVVNRYPRLAALCTKEGLCQNLQNLSWFEQIDFNTFFPRCYRLGFMDEEQAFTEDFRLTAARSLLKLALQKVGDRPVGTEQLPKPDEVPAGPRSPLYPQLVEEALKVCEQHLGVLGHQDIDRNTPSPCRTCIDWDRFLLEYYRVAHEGTGLVLGREQRERCQDLLQRLEEKLPQLGIEGNLNIWIVKPSAKSRGRGIVCATRLEEVLELAQSCTGPPVQMCEWVVQKYVERPLTIFNTKFDIRQWFLVTDWKPLTVWFYRDCYLRFCSRPFSLCHLEPARHLCNVSIQKRYKTSQPDPRVPPDKIWCNKQFQAHLARLGRASAWQRVTVPGMKAAILNALRCTRDQVGSRKGSFELFGADFLMGEDFQPWLLEVNSCPTMSPSSAVTRRLCANVQRDTLRLVIDRKDNPSCSIGAFELLYREAAVSSCLTAGLKLMVTGCSLKKAQPAKHRSKDKLRSTVPRTLQLPAPSGVRGTKVPWSRAAQEKLPPLRLPKSNPAALPQPPACSAGSQELPWLLHLVGQPEEAQPLISSCRMDRMPGPPSQGDPRSPRWPPGYSAEDQELPWLLHLVVGQPKEAQPQTALLPITGCPLDRGPVPLPRGATRSPWLPPGGSARSQELPWLLHPAGQAEDAQPQLAHTQGAQPPINSRPLDRLPPPQEAPRRPWRPPGPGSRGLAQLSRPGGQPQAARSRTVLPPIKARPPVRGPVPQPRGEPSRPWRPPGCARAPAGVPARPARLPAL; via the exons ATGGCAGGATCCTCAGACTTGgtgaggcagaggcagacaggtCAGCATactctccccctccctgcccaccccgTGGGCCTGGGGACAACGGGCTCAGGTGGGGCTGTCctcacagggcaggtggcagctgCCAACATCGGCCACCACGATGGCCACCAGCACGCGGCCGAGTCTGAGCGGCTCCGGAAGGCCAGGCTGCATGTGGAGAAGGCCATTAAGGTGAGGGCTCGATTTCACACTGCCCCGGGGTGGCACATGCTTGCGCTGGTGCACCTGTGCTCAGGTGGGCAGGCTGAGCTCGCTGCTGTCCCGCAGGAGAAGAAGATCTTCACAGTGCACGGCCCTTACCCCGTCATCCGCCGGCTGCTGCGCGCCCGCGGCTGGGTGGAGAGGAAGCTGCCCCTCAACAGCAagcagctgaagcagcagcCTGGCGACCAAAGGAAACAACAGCTGGAGAAGAGGGCAAGTGGTGGCGGTGATgagcagggggaggcagggctgAACCCGTGTGGTGGGGCACAGCCTTCCTCGGGCACCGCAGAGCCTCAGCAACACCCATGTGGCACGGCACATGATAGGGAGAACAAGGGGGAGAGGGAAGATGAAGACAAGGAGGAAGACCAGGAGCAGTGCAGTGAGGACTCTGAAGACATCCATGACCTCATG TCCTTCCTGGTGCAGGACCAGGTGCCAAACTTCCTCTGGACCATTCGCCTGAGCAGCGttgaccaggagctgctgccgaGGATTGAGGTGGTGAACCGCTATCCCCGGCTGGCCGCACTTTGCACCAAG GAGGGGCTGTGCCAAAACCTGCAAAACTTGTCCTGGTTTGAGCAAATAGACTTCAACACCTTTTTCCCCCGGTGCTACCGGCTGGGGTTCATGGACGAGGAGCAAGCCTTCACTG AGGATTTCCGCCTGACAGCAGCTCGCAGCCTTCTCAAACTGGCCCTGCAGAAGGTCGGGGACAGGCccgtggggacagagcagctcccaaaACCCGACGAGGTGCCAG CAGGGCCGCGCTCCCCCCTGTATCCCCAGCTGGTGGAGGAGGCCCTGAAGGTCTGTGAGCAGCACCTGGGAGTCCTGGGGCACCAGGACATCGACAGGAACACCCCATCGCCCTGCCGCACATGCATCGACTGGGACCGCTTCCTGCTGGAATACTACCGTGTGGCACA TGAGGGGACCGggctggtgctgggcagggagcagcgggAGCGGTGCCAGGACCTGCTGCAGCGCCTGGAGGAGAAGCTGCCGCAGCTCGGCATAGAGGGCAACCTCAACATCTGGATCGTCAAGCCCAGCGCCAAATCCCGCGGCAGGG GCATCGTGTGCGCCACGCGGCTGgaggaggtgctggagctggcGCAGAGCTGCACGGGCCCCCCGGTGCAGATGTGCGAGTGGGTGGTGCAGAAGTACGTGGAGCGGCCGCTGACCATCTTCAACACCAAATTCGACATCCGGCAGTGGTTCCTGGTGACTGACTGGAAGCCACTGACTGTCTGGTTCTACCGAGACTGCTACCTGCGCTTCTGCTCCCGGCCCTTCTCTCTGTGTCACCTGGAGCC cgcCAGGCACCTCTGCAACGTCTCCATCCAGAAGCGGTACAAAACATCACAGCCGGACCCCCGCGTGCCCCCCGACAAGATCTGGTGCAACAAGCAGTTCCAGGCCCACCTGGCACGCCTGGGGCGGGCGAGTGCTTGGCAGCGGGTGACGGTGCCCGGCATGAAGGCGGCGATCCTGAATGCCCTGCGCTGCACCCGGGACCAGGTGGGCTCCCGCAAGGGCAGCTTTGAGCTCTTCGGGGCCGACTTTCTCATGGGGGAGgacttccagccctggctgctggaggTCAACTCCTGCCCCACCATGAGCCCCTCCTCGGCGGTGACACGCCGGCTGTGCGCCAACGTGCAGCGGGACACGCTGCGCCTGGTGATCGACCGCAAGGACAACCCCTCCTGCTCCATTGGTGCCTTTGAGCTCCTCTACAGGGAG GCAGCCGTGTCCTCGTGTCTGACTGCGGGGCTGAAGCTGATGGTCACAGGCTGTTCCCTGAAGAAGGCCCAGCCAGCAAAGCATCGATCCAAGGACAAGCTCCGCAGCACTGTACCCAGAACTCTCCAGCTGCCTGCACCCTCAGGGGTCAGAGGCACCAAGGTCCCCTGGTCCAGAGCGGCACAGGAAAAGCTGCCTCCCCTGCGGCTGCCCAAGTCTaaccctgcagcactgccacagcccccggcctgctctgctgggagccaggagctgccatGGCTCCTTCACCTGGTTGGGCAGCCCGAGGAAGCTCAGCCCCTGATCAGTAGTTGTCGCATGGATAGAATGCCAGGACCACCAAGCCAGGGAGACCCCAGGAGCCCCCGGTGGCCCCCAGGCTACTCTGCTGAAGACCAGGAGCTGCCATGGCTCCTTCACCTGGTGGTCGGGCAGCCCAAGGAAGCTCAACCCCAGACAGCTTTGCTGCCGATCACCGGCTGCCCTCTGGATAGGGGACCCGTGCCACTGCCCCGGGGAGCGACCAGGAGTCCCTGGCTGCCTCCGGGCGGTTCTGCcaggagccaggagctgccatGGCTCCTCCACCCGGCTGGGCAAGCCGAGGACGCTCAGCCTCAGTTGGCTCACACCCAGGGAGCGCAGCCCCCGATCAATAGCCGTCCCCTGGATAGGTTGCCCCCGCCCCAGGAAGCGCCCAGGAGGCCCTGGCGACCCCCAGGGCCCGGGAGCCGTGGATTGGCACAGCTCAGTCGGCCGGgagggcagccccaggctgctcggTCCCGCACAGTTCTGCCCCCGATCAAGGCCCGTCCCCCGGTGCGGGGGCCCGTGCCACAACCCCGGGGAGAGCCCAGCAGACCCTGGCGACCCCCGGGCTGTGCACGGGCCCCTGCAGGAGTTCCTGCCAGGCCAGCGCGCCTACCGGCGCTGTGA
- the LOC135297787 gene encoding tubulin tyrosine ligase 3-like isoform X3, with translation MAGSSDLVRQRQTGQHTLPLPAHPVGLGTTGSGGAVLTGQVAAANIGHHDGHQHAAESERLRKARLHVEKAIKEKKIFTVHGPYPVIRRLLRARGWVERKLPLNSKQLKQQPGDQRKQQLEKRASGGGDEQGEAGLNPCGGAQPSSGTAEPQQHPCGTAHDRENKGEREDEDKEEDQEQCSEDSEDIHDLMSFLVQDQVPNFLWTIRLSSVDQELLPRIEVVNRYPRLAALCTKEGLCQNLQNLSWFEQIDFNTFFPRCYRLGFMDEEQAFTEDFRLTAARSLLKLALQKVGDRPVGTEQLPKPDEVPAGPRSPLYPQLVEEALKVCEQHLGVLGHQDIDRNTPSPCRTCIDWDRFLLEYYRVAHEGTGLVLGREQRERCQDLLQRLEEKLPQLGIEGNLNIWIVKPSAKSRGRGIVCATRLEEVLELAQSCTGPPVQMCEWVVQKYVERPLTIFNTKFDIRQWFLVTDWKPLTVWFYRDCYLRFCSRPFSLCHLEPARHLCNVSIQKRYKTSQPDPRVPPDKIWCNKQFQAHLARLGRASAWQRVTVPGMKAAILNALRCTRDQVGSRKGSFELFGADFLMGEDFQPWLLEVNSCPTMSPSSAVTRRLCANVQRDTLRLVIDRKDNPSCSIGAFELLYREAAVSSCLTAGLKLMVTGCSLKKAQPAKHRSKDKLRSTVPRTLQLPAPSGVRGTKVPWSRAAQEKLPPLRLPKSNPAALPQPPACSAGSQELPWLLHLVGQPEEAQPLISSCRMDRMPGPPSQGDPRSPRWPPGYSAEDQELPWLLHLVVGQPKEAQPQTALLPITGCPLDRGPVPLPRGATRSPWLPPGGSARSQELPWLLHPAGQAEDAQPQLAHTQGAQPPINSRPLDRLPPPQEAPRRPWRPPGPGSRGLAQLSRPGGQPQAARSRTVLPPIKARPPVRGPVPQPRGEPSRPWRPPGCARAPAGVPARPARLPAL, from the exons ATGGCAGGATCCTCAGACTTGgtgaggcagaggcagacaggtCAGCATactctccccctccctgcccaccccgTGGGCCTGGGGACAACGGGCTCAGGTGGGGCTGTCctcacagggcaggtggcagctgCCAACATCGGCCACCACGATGGCCACCAGCACGCGGCCGAGTCTGAGCGGCTCCGGAAGGCCAGGCTGCATGTGGAGAAGGCCATTAAG GAGAAGAAGATCTTCACAGTGCACGGCCCTTACCCCGTCATCCGCCGGCTGCTGCGCGCCCGCGGCTGGGTGGAGAGGAAGCTGCCCCTCAACAGCAagcagctgaagcagcagcCTGGCGACCAAAGGAAACAACAGCTGGAGAAGAGGGCAAGTGGTGGCGGTGATgagcagggggaggcagggctgAACCCGTGTGGTGGGGCACAGCCTTCCTCGGGCACCGCAGAGCCTCAGCAACACCCATGTGGCACGGCACATGATAGGGAGAACAAGGGGGAGAGGGAAGATGAAGACAAGGAGGAAGACCAGGAGCAGTGCAGTGAGGACTCTGAAGACATCCATGACCTCATG TCCTTCCTGGTGCAGGACCAGGTGCCAAACTTCCTCTGGACCATTCGCCTGAGCAGCGttgaccaggagctgctgccgaGGATTGAGGTGGTGAACCGCTATCCCCGGCTGGCCGCACTTTGCACCAAG GAGGGGCTGTGCCAAAACCTGCAAAACTTGTCCTGGTTTGAGCAAATAGACTTCAACACCTTTTTCCCCCGGTGCTACCGGCTGGGGTTCATGGACGAGGAGCAAGCCTTCACTG AGGATTTCCGCCTGACAGCAGCTCGCAGCCTTCTCAAACTGGCCCTGCAGAAGGTCGGGGACAGGCccgtggggacagagcagctcccaaaACCCGACGAGGTGCCAG CAGGGCCGCGCTCCCCCCTGTATCCCCAGCTGGTGGAGGAGGCCCTGAAGGTCTGTGAGCAGCACCTGGGAGTCCTGGGGCACCAGGACATCGACAGGAACACCCCATCGCCCTGCCGCACATGCATCGACTGGGACCGCTTCCTGCTGGAATACTACCGTGTGGCACA TGAGGGGACCGggctggtgctgggcagggagcagcgggAGCGGTGCCAGGACCTGCTGCAGCGCCTGGAGGAGAAGCTGCCGCAGCTCGGCATAGAGGGCAACCTCAACATCTGGATCGTCAAGCCCAGCGCCAAATCCCGCGGCAGGG GCATCGTGTGCGCCACGCGGCTGgaggaggtgctggagctggcGCAGAGCTGCACGGGCCCCCCGGTGCAGATGTGCGAGTGGGTGGTGCAGAAGTACGTGGAGCGGCCGCTGACCATCTTCAACACCAAATTCGACATCCGGCAGTGGTTCCTGGTGACTGACTGGAAGCCACTGACTGTCTGGTTCTACCGAGACTGCTACCTGCGCTTCTGCTCCCGGCCCTTCTCTCTGTGTCACCTGGAGCC cgcCAGGCACCTCTGCAACGTCTCCATCCAGAAGCGGTACAAAACATCACAGCCGGACCCCCGCGTGCCCCCCGACAAGATCTGGTGCAACAAGCAGTTCCAGGCCCACCTGGCACGCCTGGGGCGGGCGAGTGCTTGGCAGCGGGTGACGGTGCCCGGCATGAAGGCGGCGATCCTGAATGCCCTGCGCTGCACCCGGGACCAGGTGGGCTCCCGCAAGGGCAGCTTTGAGCTCTTCGGGGCCGACTTTCTCATGGGGGAGgacttccagccctggctgctggaggTCAACTCCTGCCCCACCATGAGCCCCTCCTCGGCGGTGACACGCCGGCTGTGCGCCAACGTGCAGCGGGACACGCTGCGCCTGGTGATCGACCGCAAGGACAACCCCTCCTGCTCCATTGGTGCCTTTGAGCTCCTCTACAGGGAG GCAGCCGTGTCCTCGTGTCTGACTGCGGGGCTGAAGCTGATGGTCACAGGCTGTTCCCTGAAGAAGGCCCAGCCAGCAAAGCATCGATCCAAGGACAAGCTCCGCAGCACTGTACCCAGAACTCTCCAGCTGCCTGCACCCTCAGGGGTCAGAGGCACCAAGGTCCCCTGGTCCAGAGCGGCACAGGAAAAGCTGCCTCCCCTGCGGCTGCCCAAGTCTaaccctgcagcactgccacagcccccggcctgctctgctgggagccaggagctgccatGGCTCCTTCACCTGGTTGGGCAGCCCGAGGAAGCTCAGCCCCTGATCAGTAGTTGTCGCATGGATAGAATGCCAGGACCACCAAGCCAGGGAGACCCCAGGAGCCCCCGGTGGCCCCCAGGCTACTCTGCTGAAGACCAGGAGCTGCCATGGCTCCTTCACCTGGTGGTCGGGCAGCCCAAGGAAGCTCAACCCCAGACAGCTTTGCTGCCGATCACCGGCTGCCCTCTGGATAGGGGACCCGTGCCACTGCCCCGGGGAGCGACCAGGAGTCCCTGGCTGCCTCCGGGCGGTTCTGCcaggagccaggagctgccatGGCTCCTCCACCCGGCTGGGCAAGCCGAGGACGCTCAGCCTCAGTTGGCTCACACCCAGGGAGCGCAGCCCCCGATCAATAGCCGTCCCCTGGATAGGTTGCCCCCGCCCCAGGAAGCGCCCAGGAGGCCCTGGCGACCCCCAGGGCCCGGGAGCCGTGGATTGGCACAGCTCAGTCGGCCGGgagggcagccccaggctgctcggTCCCGCACAGTTCTGCCCCCGATCAAGGCCCGTCCCCCGGTGCGGGGGCCCGTGCCACAACCCCGGGGAGAGCCCAGCAGACCCTGGCGACCCCCGGGCTGTGCACGGGCCCCTGCAGGAGTTCCTGCCAGGCCAGCGCGCCTACCGGCGCTGTGA